The DNA segment ATTAAATATGTGTAAATATTCAATTGCAAATCCAATAACTAATGAGCTATGAGATCGGTTGCAAGttcagaacccataaacttcaatTTCTAACTCCGCCTCTGATTTTAGACATGACCCTTTTGTCTATTTTGGGATTATTTGTTAGGGTGGGTGGGATGGAGACGAGGTAAGAGCGCGGTGGTTTGAGGGGAGGAGATAATTTGCATGGAATGCTACTTATGGAACTCATTTTCCCTAATCCTACCAAGcaagttatttttatttttatttttaaggaacttgtttttctagaaaaaaaatagtttatgtTTCAAAATATTTTGTCCTATCAAACTTGATACCAAACACACCTCGTGGTGCGGCAAATTGACTAGATATTTTGGGACGTGGTTGAGAATGAATAGTTTGAAAAGGAAAAGTTATCATCGATATTGTCTTTCACTTAAAAACATCAATTATCGTAGTGAAGTCCTTGAAGGTGACTAAAaagaaaagttgacaaaatccaCACCACCCCTTTATAAGAAGCCTCCTATTATATTATATTGGTATAATATCTTGTCTTACCTTTTTATTTGGAATCTCCTTTATTTTCAAGGCAACGACGAGTTAATGGTTGTCACTGAACATGACTAGAATAGGAATCAACCAATATTAAACGTAAGAACAAAGTCGTTCTCATTATTTGAGGACAGTATGATCTAAAGTTGTTTTACAAATTTATCTCATCACCCTTTTTAATCAATCAGACTTCCAAACTTTTTTCTTCTCTTATTAGGAGAAAAAGACCTTTTATGTTTATAGTAATATTGTGGGTCCCACTTTTGGTATATGTAGGTCCCCATTATATCAGTCAATGTCTGCATTACGtattaataaaaaattaagatcagtttcaatattttttttcttcttcaaattgcCACGTTAAGTAGCGTGGGAgaaatttaaatattattaaagTTGATGCAAAATATATTATGGTTGAGTCAGTCGCACgaaatttaaatattattaaagccagaattttcacttgaaaaagttaaaatataaaaaagtGAATACACGAAAAAACCAAGAGAATTCaacatatatataattatatatacatataaaaatatttactaGCTATATAGAGTAATTTTCAAGGCGAAAACGTATCAATTTGGATAAAGGTGACTCCGCCATGAGATGCAAGAACAGTTAAAATAGAACAAGTCCATCTTAATATGTTTATCTTTTTTCCTGTTTCGTATTTCGTTGTATAAAACATATTCCATACTGACGTACCATAATGTATCCCCTGGAAACTATAAGCCTCATGAGAAAATTTAGCAGTGTTTATACCTGATTTATATCCTTAAAATCTGGTTGGGAGGAGGGACCAATTCAAAAATACCATCCAAACGACCCTAATGCTATTAGAAgagatttttagttaattaattgaaagaaaaACTGAAACTTGAGGCATTTGAAAGAAGATAAAAATTAGTGGAGAGGACAATTTAGCTTACAACTAGCTTTTTGGATTGTTTGGCGTAGGTTTGGCAACCCATTGATGAAAGTTGTTAACCGTTGATTTTGACATAATGAGACataattaaaacaattaaaaacagaaaaaacaacgCTGTTCAAAAGATCAATCATGTCCCTTTAAAAGCCCGAGTCTGAAAATTATATCCCTCTGATTAAGTGGTGCTTTGGCATGATttttgtatacggtaaaaatcagaGGGTCCGATTCTATGATCATTATGGCGCTTCGTGAGACCGCCCCCCTGAAGCCTCGAGGCCCACCTCGAGGTTCGACCCCGAAGATTCTTAATGACCGACCTCGAGGTAGTGCAAACCAAAGGTTATGATGGACaaacgggaagttcccaaggcacgtgattaaagcgtaaaaatagcacgatatttcagactggtcattcaaaaatagccagcgtttacgaagtcaataaaaaatagccactattttgctgcaacagagaccggtccagcataatatactggagttcggtgcacctgtgtataaactccagcatattatgctggaccggtatactttgctgactccagtataatatactggagactggagtaCCGGTGCTccaactctagtatattatactggacaattatacttgctggaactccagtatattatgctggagttctagtgtacttatgctggaactccaacatattatgctggagttctagcagtataatatactggcgtatttttcgggttttgaacggtgttttcgctcagatttatctttacatgaaaagtggctaaatttcgattacttttgaaattgggctatttttgaacgaccagttgtaaatctagctatttttaaatttcttccgattaaagctgaccaagtctattaggctagttcaagcccatactgtggcattaaatggctgtaccagccTCAAATCCTTGGAATAAATGCgtctgtactatgttgggattcctcctatataaagggcacccttgttattttttgcacacatgaCATTATACACAACATTGAATACAAGAACATTATCTGTTCTCTAACTTACAcacattctcccttgattctattatttacatttattgcttacatttactGTGTtctattaattgttcttcatttattgctcattattgatcataaagagccttcatcaaagttctcaaaattgttagtccttcatcgactGTCCATAGCTTAGTAtcgagctcgacctcgaggccctgtaCAACctggctcgaggccccgattcttaGCCTCTCGGTTTGCTTAAACATAttgctttcaagttcttatcttatttcttagtctcatacttagcatctattgcctaacaaccaGCACAAAaacaaatcacatatttttagaaccacaaaatcaaatctaattgtaattgacattttcaaggtaaacaatttTCATACAAGTTAGTATGGTCTCTttaaaagaatatcaaattttACTACCTATAGGAATAGTAGAATTTCTTCATATAATCAAGATTGTGCATAATATATTAAAGAACaatataaattttttattttcatattaaGTATGACTCAATCAAGAAAAATTATCAAAGTGTTAGGATGCTAGCTACTAGCTAGTAAAGATGAGATAACTAGAGACTGAATTTGTTCACCATATAAGAGGcaacaaaaaaaatcattttaagtACTCGGTATACATATCCTGTTATATACGTCCAGCTATAATTAATTGTCTTTCCTGCTTGATTATTTTTACCAAGTCAAAATGGATTTAAATGACCAAACCCCACTCTTCTTGTGGATAAGATTGGTTTCATAAAGTGATAAACATTGGAGTAATAAATTCCCAGTATGAAAAAAAGAAACTAGATTTATTTATGTTGTTAAAAAAAGAATACTACTAAAATAATTCCATATCCAGAAATTCTTAATCTTTATTTTCCTAttgtatttttagttacatggtTATGCTGGAAGTAACGTGATTTTGGTAATTTATCTGATAAtgtgataatttttttttttttctaaaaaaaaaaccgTGTTGTCAATtactccatccgtttcaatttagacgAGATAGTTTGACTCGACacgaaatttatgaaaaaaaagacaTTTAAAACTTATGGTCTTAAAAACTTAAGGGGTAAAAACTTTGTGGGACCATGATATTTATGCGATTATAAAAGTATGGGTAAAATATGTTAAATAAagaatttaaaattaatttatttttgatTGTAGAACTTTTTTTTTGGAACGGATTAATAAGGAAAATGTGTCATCTAAATTAAAATAGAGGGAGTATAATGCAAATAAGGAAGATGAAGGACGTCTTAACAAGGAGCACGTGTCATTGTCTCAGTGGTTCGATACGTTCCGTACTGATTTAGTCGTTAGTCGTTTATTTTCGCAAAAACTCATCACACTTTCTCCCGGTGATTTTAAATTAAGCGGGTTCATACGTGGCAAGTTTCTATTGGGAGACTGACTTCCCCACGCGTTTTAAATAGTGTGCCGACCAATTCCCTAGGTCTaaatgtttttccttttttttttctttctcttttcaattcttatatttaaaaataaattaaaattcccAACAGCTaactactctctctctctctcttagggACGAAGTTAGTCAAAGCAATTTTGCTTGATTAAATTATTTCTTTTAGTGACCTAAattttgagtactttaattaaaaaaaggaaGTTAATTCCTAATTATAACAAGATTAATCATTTGAGAAAATGTTcacaaaatgaaaaataaatacgATAAATTTAAGTTTACCTACAATTCGAGACAAGTAAAGTAATTATTTGTATACAAATTCTTATGTTTAATATTGTTCATATAATGAATTAAACTTAGCATTAAATTAAACAATTTCGAATAGAGCGGGAGGAATATGAAAGATTCATATAGTCAAAATTGTAGGTATAGTTAATTGATTGATTGAGTTAATCGAATATTAACTCGGACAAAAATCCATAACCAGATTGTTtgatttttatttagttttatttaattattcaGTATCCGAAATCTATTTATCTGACTAACTCGGATCCGCACCGAGTAACAATATTAGTCCTTTCAACAAAAAGGATATTAGTTGAGGATGAAAAAAAAACGTCAAAGAACTTTTAATTTCTTTATAAAAAAACTttataaatgaaaaaaaagaaaaaaaagtagaTTCTTGGTCTACATGGTTGTCACAATACACGGAAACAATCatctatatatacacacacagcACAGCGCTTGCGTAATGTCATAGTTTTCTTCCCTCTGTAAATCACTCTTCATATTCATATATCAACTTTTATAGCGCTGACCAGCGGTtccatttctcctttttctcaGCTCCCCATAATTTTCTTTGTAAGTTTATCTAATTCTTGTTGCAAATTCCCTAATGGGGTCGGTTATTTTTATTAACTTCTTGCAGATTTATGTATATAACATGTGATTTTAGTATTCTACATCTGGGGTCTTGTTAATTGTATCAAAATCTTATTTTCTTGAAGAGATATCATGTGTTTGACTTTCTTGAATTTGTGTTAAGAATTTGGATACTTGGTGATAAGACTTATTGATTTTGGTAAATACAGGTGAAgccttcttttgtttttctgatgGCGGTGAAGACTAATGAAAGTGTTCTGCCAGAGGAATTGATGAAATTGCTTCTAAATTTAGCTACAAAATGGGGGGATGTATTGGATCTAAAGACGTTGAAAGTTCACCATTTGAGTGGTGCCTTGACTAATGAGGTTTATCGGATAAGTTGGCCTACTAAGAACAACGAGAATGTGTCGAGGAAAGTCTTGGTTCGCATGTATGGTGAAGGAGTAGAGCGTTTCTTCAATAGGGATGAGGAGATTAGAACTTTTGAGTGCTTGTCAAAGAAGGGTCAAGGACCTAAACTTCTTGGTCAGTTTCCAAATGGTAGAGTTGAGGAGTTCATTCATTCAAGGGTATGTGATATTTCTGACTAAATTTACTTTGTTCATAAAGTTAGCATTAGTGTTATATATGAAGCTTTTATCTATTGGGCATATGTTGCTTTGTTAGTGTATGTTACTCTAAAGTTGAAAGTATAGGTGTTACCATTAATGATTTCTAGGAGGTTTTGCCATGATTAAATGATCATAAATTTACAATTCCATTGTTTGCTGAGGAAATAGTTAAAGAGGTCAGCATATATTGATGGTCAATGGTAATGCTCCGATTATAATGTACTGCCTTTTAGACGAAATCCCCGTCAGTCTGGTTTTCCCTCCTAAGTCCTAAGCCTAGGTAACATATTGAACTGTCTTAAGTGAAAACTATTACATGCAGATTTTGTACAATGAATGGCTTCTAATCTTGGGAGCAGGCGCTGGATCTTTGAAATAGGATTATATCAATTTGATGCACTCCTATTGAATGATCGAGCAGCAGGTGGTGCTCCTTGCCTTTTAATCACCTTCACTATAGCGCCGTGTTGTAGAGTCTTTGACCATGTCCGGTTTAGTGGAGTCAGTATTTTATCTGTAAAACACCAGTATAAAGTTACTAGAATAGGGAAAGATGGCCTTCTCTCTTGGGGGCTTGATATAATTTGATCGATAAACCTCCTTTAAAACTGGATACAAATATCAGATGCATACAATATTATTACAAGGCTAAGATATATTTTGGTGTTTATTGATTGATTGTTGACCTTGTCTGTATGTCTATCTTTCTTTGCATTTTCAGACATTATCTGCTGATGATCTTCGTGATCCGGAGATATCTGCTTCAATAGCTGCTAAACTGAGGGAGTTTCATAACCTTGACATGCCTGGTTTAAAGAATGTCCTTCTCTGGGACCGTCTCAGGTATCAATTTACGAGCCGGAATGTAATATGATCTTTTATCAGGGAAATTCTTTTTGTACTAATTATTTATGTAAATTTTCCAGAAACTGGCTAAATGAGGCAAAGGGGCTGTGCTCCCCTGAACATCTGAAGGAGTTCTCCTTAGGTAATCTTGAAAAGGAAATCAACTTATTGGAAAAGGAACTGTCAACGGAGTCTCAAGAGATTGGCTTTTGCCACAATGATATGCAGTATGGTAATATAATGATTAACGAAAATACGAGGGCCATTACTATCATCGTAAGTGTTGTAGGCATATGTTTGCTCAAACTGTCAGAGTTTTAGTctgtttttcattttcttttcacttttcttaATGTGGAATGCTCTCTTCTTCCTTGAGATAATACGATCAGGATGTAACTAAAGTATTTTTTGAGAGCATCTAATTTGTTGTATTCTCCAACTAATATTTTCACTGCGGTACTAATATATCTAAGCAAGTTTTGAACTGTTTTCTTAATCAGGAATTGGCTATCTGTTGCTTCCTTTCTGAACTTAATGTCCACGCCctattttttgttgttttatttatttatttggccTTTGACTTGACCACATGCTTCCAATACATCAGTAATGCCATTTTTTACAAACTGAATTCGATAACTCCAGCAATTTCTACAATGAAGTCTGGTGTACAGACTGAGACTTCTGTTTATTTGCATTGCAGGACTACGAGTATGCTGGTTATAATCCAATTACTTATGACTTTGCCAACCACTTTTGTGAAATGACAGCAAATTATCATACTGAGACTCCTCATATCATGCATTTCAATACTTACCCTGGTAAGAAAATATTAGAAGCAACAAGAGAGGGAGATCATGTTTGTTGCTACTCTGATCTTcctgttttttttctctttccttagtatttcttttatttaattaaactaTAGACTTAAGAAGTTAATGTTaattcttttctttcattttaaatttcCAACAGATATAGAGGAGCGACATCAGTTTATTCGTGCATATCTCAGCTCTTCAGGTAACCTTGAAGATTGACGGCCTTTACTGTTGTCTGCACCTCTCTGTTCAAGGCATACGGTCTTGAAATAGGCCTGTTAATGGATAAGAGACAATTTGATCATGAGCTGAGGGTTTATTAAGTAGGTGGTGTAGAAGTATAAAAATTCCAATACTTGTTGGAAAAATAAAAAGTACAGCAGAAATCCAGCCAAACTGATGCATGTTTATGTCCCTTTAGGACTACGTAACATTTATTATTCGATTTGGATAGGCATCTGTGAGTGAAATTTTTGTTGACCTTTGAGCAACATAAGGATCAGTGTCTTTTGTGCTGGGACCAATATGTCAAGAATTTAATTACTTCAGATGTGTAGAACCTGATTCCCAACTAACTTGGgcatagtagtagtagtagtaattgTTATTTGTAGGACCTAATGCATTTATAAATTGTGATAAGAACTCTGGCTCAACTAAGACCAAACATGGTTGTTTCCTTTTCCAATTATCTTATTGAGTTTGGAATCCCATTAACAAATGCAGGCCATCAACCTAGTGATGAGAAAGTAAAGAA comes from the Nicotiana sylvestris chromosome 4, ASM39365v2, whole genome shotgun sequence genome and includes:
- the LOC104240270 gene encoding probable choline kinase 1; the encoded protein is MAVKTNESVLPEELMKLLLNLATKWGDVLDLKTLKVHHLSGALTNEVYRISWPTKNNENVSRKVLVRMYGEGVERFFNRDEEIRTFECLSKKGQGPKLLGQFPNGRVEEFIHSRTLSADDLRDPEISASIAAKLREFHNLDMPGLKNVLLWDRLRNWLNEAKGLCSPEHLKEFSLGNLEKEINLLEKELSTESQEIGFCHNDMQYGNIMINENTRAITIIDYEYAGYNPITYDFANHFCEMTANYHTETPHIMHFNTYPDIEERHQFIRAYLSSSGHQPSDEKVKKLADEAEKYTLANHLFWGLWGVISAYVNNIEFDYMEYARGRFEQYWLRKPELLGATDNLPHVNTSAEAKSDSPLLVDVKTCTLTI